CTTTTGGTTCTAAATTAATTGATGGAAAATTAGGTTGATTTGGAGCATCAGGAAAATGCTGCGTTTCTAATGCAAAGGCTGTTCTATAATCATCTTTTGAGCCAGATTTGAATGTGTTTTTTCCTTGCATAAAATTGCCGCTATAAAATTGAAAACCTGGCTCTTCTGTAAAAACATTCATTACAACACCAGATATGTCTCCTGTAACTGATCCAACATGAATCAAACCATTAACTTTTTCATTTTTTAAAACAAAATTATGGTCGTATCCACCACCATTTTCTAATTGAATATTATTCGTTTTGATGCGTTCTCCAATAGTGTGAGGCGTAGTAAAATCAAATGGTGTACCAATAACTGTTTCAATCTTACCTGTCGGAATTAAACCTTTATCAACAGGTGTGTATTCTTTAGCATTGAATTGTACAATATGATTTAAGATAGTGCCACTTCCTTCTCCATTTAAATTAAAAAAAGCATGATTGGTTAAGTTTACTATTGTTGTTTTATCTGTTGTTGCTTCATATTCCATTCTTACTTGGTTATCAGTAGTCACACTATATGTAACTTTTACTTTTAAATTTCCGGGAAACCCCATTTCCATATCAGGAGAAACATAAGTAAAAACTAAAGTTTTATCATTTATTTTTTCTGCATTCCAAACAACATCTTGGTATCCTTTTGTTCCTCCATGCAAAGCATTTTCACCGTTATTAACTGGAATACTATAATTTTTTCCATTCAAATTAAATTTTCCTTTAGCAATTCGATTACCTACACGTCCAATAGTAGCTCCAAAATAAGGCTCAGTTGAGTTTTGATAGTCTTTAATACTCTTAAAACCGACTACTACGTCAACAAATTCGTTGTTTTTATTTTTAACCAATAAACTAATCAATCGACCTCCATAATTGGTAAAAGCGGCTTGAATATTTTCATTTTTTATCCAATATAGCTCCACTTTTTTTCCTTCGATTTCTCCTATAAAATTATTTGAATCAAGAACTGTTGGTTGCATGTTTATATTTTCGCTTAGAGGTTTATTAGATACTTTGACATTATCTTTTTCTTTCTTTTCACAAGAAGTCTGAAGCAACAATCCTAAAAAAAGAATGGTCATTAATTGTGCATTTTTCATTTTTGAATATTTAGATTACAATTTATTACATAGAAGGAATAGTCAAAGGAACTCCTGAAGCAGCTGGCTCACCAATAACAGGATTACCCATTTCATCCCATTTTAACTGTTGCATTCTAGGAGATCTTTTTACACCACATCCATCTCCAGGATTTGAATTTGCATGGTACAAAATCCAATCTTCTTTACCATTTGGTGATTTAAAGAATGAATTATGCCCCGGAGCATAGACTTTCGTTTTATTTGATTGTTCCAGAATTGGTTTATCTGATTTTGCCCATGCCGAAGAATCTAATAAATTATCAGTTCCCGTAAAAGTGAGCAATCCTAAACTATAATTATCAGTCCAACAACCACTTGCTGAAAATACAATAAACACTTTGTCATTATGCGATAGAAATTGAGGCCCTTCGTTTACATTTACTTGTGCTGGATTTTTGTCATCATGCAGTGCGCCATACAATTCCCAAGTATTTGTTGGTTTAGAGATTAAAACTCTGTCACCATCAATTTGAGTTGGAGATTTCATTTTGGCTATATAAATATTTTGTTGCCCATTGGAATCACCTTCCCAACCTGACCAAATCATGTACAATTGTTCCTTATACGTAAAAATATTGCCATCAATAGCCCATTTATCGGTTCGTGGGGCGATTTTTCCTTTAAAAACCCATTCACCTTTCATTGGGTTTTTAGAATCATTTTCTAAAACATACATTCTGTGTGTATCATTAGAACCATTATCTGCTGCAAAATAAACGTACCACTTGTTATTAATAAAATGAAACTCAGGAGCCCAAACTTCGGCAGAATAATCAGTGTTTTTTGGAGCAGTCCAAATGACTTTTTTTTCGGCATTTTTTAAATCTGCTAAATTTTTAGTTTTCCAAAGAACTAATTTGTTTTGCATAGTATGTGTATAATAGTAATATCCATTATAATAAGTACTATAAGGGTCGGGACCATAATCTAAAATAGGATTCGCAAATGTTTGTTGTGCAGATATAGTATTGTTTCCGATACAAAATAGAATCAGTAATAATGTTTGTTTTAGTATGGAATTTTTTATTTTCATATTTTAGATATTTATTATTTTTTGTCACCTTTTTGAGGCATACTCATTTCATCACCCAATTAGTTAATGGATTAAATTTATTTCAATCGTTTGTATGTAACCCAATGCTGAAAAACAGATTTTGCTTAACTTAAAATCAAATTATCGGGACAAGTTATCCCGATAATTTTGAACACATAAACAACTAACCACAGTTATTATGAAAAAAGCATTCTGTTTTTTGTTGCACAAATAGTACATTGTCTTTTATTTAGCATTTACTTTGGATGTAATTTTTTTAATAAAATCAGTTTCTGATTTTTTATATGGTGTTCCATCTGAATTAAATACTTCATGAAACCATACCGGAGGTGCTGATGTATATTTTTTTGTCCAACTATCCCAAGGAAATTTAGTTTGTGTTTTCCCATCTACTAATCCCCAATTGATCATAGCAATTTTGTTTTCCTTACCGATTGGCAGAAAACCTTCAAATGTGCTACCGTTTGGTCTAGCCATATATTCAGTACATAATAATGGTTTTCCGTAGCGTTTTAGCTCATTTATTCTATTTGTAAAATCAGCAGGCTTATCATAACAGTGGAAAGAAATAACATCTGATTGTTCCAATTGTAATCTAAAAATAGGTTTCATTCCTTTTTCAGACCAATCTCCAGCCCAAACTCCTGAAGTTAAAGGTTGAGAAGGATTACTTGAGCGTGCCCATTTGAAAGCTTTTTCTAGGAGTTTGTAAACCAGCTCTTCTTTGTTCACAACTTCTACTTTTTCATAAGCAGGTCTGTTCATGTTATCGGGCTCATTCCAAACATCCCAACCTAAAATACGTTTGTCATTTTTAAAATGCGCAACCGTTTCTTTAATATATTTTTCCAAGCGTGGAGTTTGTGTTTCATCCAAAAGTGCTTTTTGTCCTGGTGACTGTACCCAGCCAGAATTATGTACAAATGGCTGAGGAACTCTTTGTTTTCCAGATACAGGAAACGGATCCCAACAAGAATCAAATAAAACGAATAATGTTTTGATATTGTGTTTATCTGCGATTGTCAAATACTCATCCATTCTTTTATAAAACCCTTCAGCATCATCTTTATGCAATAAATCATGAAGATAAACACGCATCACATTCATTCCTATACCTTCTGCCCAACCTAATTCTTGATCGATTTTTTTAGGATCAAAAGTATCTGCTTGCCACATTTCTAGTTGGTTAATAGCATTACCAGGTGTAAAATTAGCTCCAACTAACCATGGTTGTTCTGCATACCATTCGTTAGCCTTCTCTTTGGACCAGATTGTTCTTTCTGTAGCAGAAGTTTCTGTTGGGGTTTGCTCCGTTTTAACTTCATTTTTGCTTTTATTACAGCTAATTGTTAGCATCGAAAATAAAGCAATAGCTATTAATTTATTTTTATTTTTCATTATAAAATATATTGACAATTAAATTATGGGAATTACTATTGTAAAGACATGCTGAACAGTTTCAAAAATCACAAATCTTTAGATACTTTTTTAATCAAAACTGTCCAATAATAATTTATTTTTCGTGTAGTCAAAGCTTCATTTTTTCATAAGTATTGTAGTCATAGGTTATTTGATAATTTTGATAATTTTGATTTTTTCTAGCTTTAGCTCGAACGATTTAAATAAAATAACTTTTTAGTATTTCATTTTGTATTAGTCAAAATATAAGTAATATTGCAACTGCTCTAAAGATGTTTATTTTCAGACCTGTTAAAATATTTTAGTCATTTTTTATTAATACGATAATTTATATGCCTAAAAAACATCAATTTAATTTTTGACCAAAATAGGATATTGATGACATAATTTTAATCTCATTTTGTCTCACAATTGTGTTAAAATGGTTCAAATCCTCTATAAAAAACTTGTAAAATATGATGTGAGTCAAAATGAATGCATATGACACAAGAGGAGAGGTTATTTTTATAAAAAAATTAATAAACATTAACATGCAAAGAATTTTCAAAATAGTCACATTGGTTTGTCTTTTGTTTTTGTCTACTACAATTTTTAGTCAGCAATACTATTTCAAACATTATAAGGTAGAAAATGGTATGTCAAACAATTCAGTTTTGGCATCAATTCAAGACAAAGATGGTTTTTTATGGTTTGGTACGAAAGATGGTTTGAATCGTTTTGATGGGTATCATTTCAAAACATTTCGAAGTGGATCAAACCCTAAAACATCTTTAGGAATAAGCTATATTCAATCGCTACATGAATTCAAAAATTATATTTGGGTCGGAACAGATAAAGGATTGTACTCGTATGATAAAAAGTTAGAAAAATTTACTTTTTTGAATGAAGCCATTAACAATCGCATCAATGATATTGATAATGATTTGAAAGGTAATTTATGGTTTATTTCTATCGGAACAATGGTCAAATATAATGTTGACACAAAAGAGACCACCATGTTTAATGGTCGAAATTCTTTTTATGCCACTTCTATTACCTGCGATAAAAATGGAGTAATCTGGGCATCATCTTATGATGATTTATATCGTTATTCTGAAGCAACTCAAAGCTTTGATAAAATTAGTGTACAGTTACCTAATAATACCTTTTCAATTTCAGCAATTTATGCATTAGATACTAATTCGATTTTAATTGGCACACGGGATCATGGTGTTTATAAGTATGATGTTTCCAATAAAAAAACTGAGCCTTTTATTAATGGTGCCGAAAAACCAATTTTTGTCCGACAATTTAAAAACAATAGAAATGAATTATGGATTGCCAGCGAATCCGGTGTCTACATTTATAATTTAAAAGATAAAACCATCAAAAATTTGCGTAAAAGCCCAAGTGATCCTTACGCTATTTCAGATAATGCAGCTTATTGTATTACAATTGATAAAGAAAATGGTGTATGGATTGGAACCTATTTTGGGGGAGTAAATTATCATCAAAAACAATACGATCAATTTAAAAAATACTTTCCCCGAAAAGGCGAAAATGCAATCGTAGGAAGTGCTGTTCGTGAAATACACAAGGACAATCAAGGAAATCTTTGGATCGGTACAGAAGATGCTGGAATTAATAAATTTAATCTACAAACAAAGAAATTTACTAGTTTTCAACCCAATGGAACAAAATCAGGACTTTCTTTTTATAATATTCATGCCGTTTTACCAAGGGGAAATAAAATTTGGATAGGAACTTTTGAGCACGGTTTGGATATTTTGGATGCTAATACCGGAAAAGTGGTTAAACATTATGATCATACTTCTAGTAACTTAAAAAGTGATTTTATTGTTACGTTTTATGAAACCCCTGAAAAGAAATTATATGTAGTAACCTCTCTTGGGATCTATTTATATGATGATAAAAATGATAATTTTAAAATTTGTGATGATTTTTCGCAAATTACCCATTATACCTGCATGTTTAAAGATAGTTATGGTAATTTTTGGGCTGGTTCCTATCGTGATGGATTATTTTATTACAATCCTAAAACTAAAGAAAAAGTAGTTTACAAACATGATTATAAAAATGATAAAAGTATAAGTAATGATTTTATAACTTCAATTTTTCAAGATCAACAAAATAATCTGTGGATAGCGACCGAAAATGGTTTAAATTTATTTGATATCCGAAATAAAGAATTCAAAAAATATACTACTAAGGATGGATTTCCCAGCAATGTAATTTATTCTATTTTGCAAGATCCAAAACAGGATTTATTTATTACTACTTCAAAAGGATTAGTCAAATTTAATCCTAAAACAAAGTCAGTTAAAATTTTCACTACAGCAAACGGATTACTGAGTGATCAATTCAATTACAATTCAGCTTTTAAGGATTCCAATGGTGATATGTATTTTGGTAATCTTAATGGTATGATTAGTTTTAATCCCAAAAATTTTAATGCAAATAAATACAATGCTCCAATATTTATTACTGGACTCCAAATAAATAATCAAGATGTAGTAGTAAATGCTGAAAACTCTCCACTAGACGAATCTATTTCGTATATCAAAAAAATCACTTTAAAAAGTGACCAATCTAATTTTAATATTGATTTTGCTTCGTTAAGCTATACAGCACCAGAACTTACAGAATATTGGTATAAATTGGATGGTATCAACGACGACTGGGTTTATTTAAATAAAAACAATAAAGTATTTTTTACTGAGCTTCCATCTGGCGACTATAAATTTAGAGTAAAATCATTAAGTACTAATGGAATTTGGAGTAAAGAAGCTGTTATTGAAATTATAGTTTGGCCTCCATTTTGGGCAAGCAGTTATGCGTTTTTTTGTTATATTTTACTAATTACAGGATGTGTTTATTTGCTTTTACGCAGGTATCATAATATGAATATTAAGGAAAATAACCAAAAAATAGCAAATCTTAATAACGAGAAAGAGAAAGAAATATATAATGCAAAAATTGAATTTTTCACAAATGTGGCACATGAAATTCGAACTCCTTTAACGTTAATAAAAAGTCCTTTAGAAAGTTTATTAAAGCGAACATATGATTCTCCAGAAATTCCTCAGAATTTATCAATCATGGAAAAAAATACTTCTCGCTTATTAAATTTGGTTAATGAATTACTTGATTTTAGAAAGACAGAAATGGAGGGATTAAAGTTGACTTTTGTCGAAACAAACATATCCCTTTTGGTTCGACAATTACATTCTCAATTTACACCTTTAATAGAAGAAAAAAACATCCATCTCGAACTAGAATTGGGTGAAAAAGATATTTATGCTTTTGTTGATGAAGAGGCTATTAGAAAAATTCTAACTAATTTAATTAGTAATGCTTTAAAATATGCAAAAAAAGAAGTGATTATTACTTTATTCAGAGATGAAAGCTCTTTGGAATTTATTGTAAAAAATGATGGGAATTTAATTCCAAAAGGCCTTAAAAGTAAAATTTTCGAACCTTTCTTTAGAATATTGGGTACCGAAAATCAAACTGGAACAGGGATCGGTTTATCACTTGCTCACTCACTCACAGAATTGCATAATGGAACCTTAAAATTGCGATTCTTGGATGAAAACATGAATACTTTTGTTTTACAATTACCTTTACGTCAGCAAAGTGAATTCCATCTGTATAAAGATACTACGGAAACTGAGATAAAAGATAGTAATGAAGAATTTGAAAATGAGATTATAACGAAAGAAATTAAAACACAAATACTTGTTGTTGAGGATAATTTGGAGTTGCTTAATTTTATAAGCAAAGAACTTGGCAAAGAGTATAAAGTTTTTAAAGCTACTAACGGTGAAGAGGCTTTAAAAGTAATTCATAACCAAAGCATACATATTG
The Flavobacterium sp. 5 DNA segment above includes these coding regions:
- a CDS encoding aldose epimerase family protein, encoding MKNAQLMTILFLGLLLQTSCEKKEKDNVKVSNKPLSENINMQPTVLDSNNFIGEIEGKKVELYWIKNENIQAAFTNYGGRLISLLVKNKNNEFVDVVVGFKSIKDYQNSTEPYFGATIGRVGNRIAKGKFNLNGKNYSIPVNNGENALHGGTKGYQDVVWNAEKINDKTLVFTYVSPDMEMGFPGNLKVKVTYSVTTDNQVRMEYEATTDKTTIVNLTNHAFFNLNGEGSGTILNHIVQFNAKEYTPVDKGLIPTGKIETVIGTPFDFTTPHTIGERIKTNNIQLENGGGYDHNFVLKNEKVNGLIHVGSVTGDISGVVMNVFTEEPGFQFYSGNFMQGKNTFKSGSKDDYRTAFALETQHFPDAPNQPNFPSINLEPKAVYHTVSVYKFSK
- a CDS encoding family 43 glycosylhydrolase, with product MKIKNSILKQTLLLILFCIGNNTISAQQTFANPILDYGPDPYSTYYNGYYYYTHTMQNKLVLWKTKNLADLKNAEKKVIWTAPKNTDYSAEVWAPEFHFINNKWYVYFAADNGSNDTHRMYVLENDSKNPMKGEWVFKGKIAPRTDKWAIDGNIFTYKEQLYMIWSGWEGDSNGQQNIYIAKMKSPTQIDGDRVLISKPTNTWELYGALHDDKNPAQVNVNEGPQFLSHNDKVFIVFSASGCWTDNYSLGLLTFTGTDNLLDSSAWAKSDKPILEQSNKTKVYAPGHNSFFKSPNGKEDWILYHANSNPGDGCGVKRSPRMQQLKWDEMGNPVIGEPAASGVPLTIPSM
- a CDS encoding cellulase family glycosylhydrolase; translated protein: MKNKNKLIAIALFSMLTISCNKSKNEVKTEQTPTETSATERTIWSKEKANEWYAEQPWLVGANFTPGNAINQLEMWQADTFDPKKIDQELGWAEGIGMNVMRVYLHDLLHKDDAEGFYKRMDEYLTIADKHNIKTLFVLFDSCWDPFPVSGKQRVPQPFVHNSGWVQSPGQKALLDETQTPRLEKYIKETVAHFKNDKRILGWDVWNEPDNMNRPAYEKVEVVNKEELVYKLLEKAFKWARSSNPSQPLTSGVWAGDWSEKGMKPIFRLQLEQSDVISFHCYDKPADFTNRINELKRYGKPLLCTEYMARPNGSTFEGFLPIGKENKIAMINWGLVDGKTQTKFPWDSWTKKYTSAPPVWFHEVFNSDGTPYKKSETDFIKKITSKVNAK
- a CDS encoding hybrid sensor histidine kinase/response regulator transcription factor — protein: MQRIFKIVTLVCLLFLSTTIFSQQYYFKHYKVENGMSNNSVLASIQDKDGFLWFGTKDGLNRFDGYHFKTFRSGSNPKTSLGISYIQSLHEFKNYIWVGTDKGLYSYDKKLEKFTFLNEAINNRINDIDNDLKGNLWFISIGTMVKYNVDTKETTMFNGRNSFYATSITCDKNGVIWASSYDDLYRYSEATQSFDKISVQLPNNTFSISAIYALDTNSILIGTRDHGVYKYDVSNKKTEPFINGAEKPIFVRQFKNNRNELWIASESGVYIYNLKDKTIKNLRKSPSDPYAISDNAAYCITIDKENGVWIGTYFGGVNYHQKQYDQFKKYFPRKGENAIVGSAVREIHKDNQGNLWIGTEDAGINKFNLQTKKFTSFQPNGTKSGLSFYNIHAVLPRGNKIWIGTFEHGLDILDANTGKVVKHYDHTSSNLKSDFIVTFYETPEKKLYVVTSLGIYLYDDKNDNFKICDDFSQITHYTCMFKDSYGNFWAGSYRDGLFYYNPKTKEKVVYKHDYKNDKSISNDFITSIFQDQQNNLWIATENGLNLFDIRNKEFKKYTTKDGFPSNVIYSILQDPKQDLFITTSKGLVKFNPKTKSVKIFTTANGLLSDQFNYNSAFKDSNGDMYFGNLNGMISFNPKNFNANKYNAPIFITGLQINNQDVVVNAENSPLDESISYIKKITLKSDQSNFNIDFASLSYTAPELTEYWYKLDGINDDWVYLNKNNKVFFTELPSGDYKFRVKSLSTNGIWSKEAVIEIIVWPPFWASSYAFFCYILLITGCVYLLLRRYHNMNIKENNQKIANLNNEKEKEIYNAKIEFFTNVAHEIRTPLTLIKSPLESLLKRTYDSPEIPQNLSIMEKNTSRLLNLVNELLDFRKTEMEGLKLTFVETNISLLVRQLHSQFTPLIEEKNIHLELELGEKDIYAFVDEEAIRKILTNLISNALKYAKKEVIITLFRDESSLEFIVKNDGNLIPKGLKSKIFEPFFRILGTENQTGTGIGLSLAHSLTELHNGTLKLRFLDENMNTFVLQLPLRQQSEFHLYKDTTETEIKDSNEEFENEIITKEIKTQILVVEDNLELLNFISKELGKEYKVFKATNGEEALKVIHNQSIHIVISDITMPIMDGIELCDRIKSNIESSHIPVILLTALSAIQSRIQGLESGADAYISKPFSMDFILAQIDNLLSNRRHVMEYYASSPLSHLKTIAYNKTDEDFIKKLDEIINQNMTDTNLSVESLADILHMSRSTLYRKIKDISNLSPNELINNARLKKAAELLLSGKYKVYEISEIVGYKSQSSFSRNFQKSFAMSPSEFINNGH